In the genome of Phaeobacter piscinae, one region contains:
- a CDS encoding calcium-binding protein, with amino-acid sequence MDLQFAGRFGANDHLLDSDLRDLELHQAANGAVQLFAVSGLNGGIASYSLGGGAPVLRDSLYHRALGLAGGEATLAEIGGETRLLVEGSTRSALAFHQIGGNGQLSAQQQASLPGAGSAGLTATVAGDLSGGGSVIYGLAKGQLSGWQLGAGGTPGAEVATLGAAAAYARPGAVALELVDLGGGAQLLLLADRVEQGVQSYRVDAATGALSVADSLGAADGLGLAEPTALESFTAFGSSWVVVAAAGSGSLSLIALAANGQMSLRDHVLDTAATRFGGITALEVVEVAGEVLVLAAGSDDGLALFRILPEGQLVHVTSLAQASGTEDAGLGLENVTALAAAVVGEDLQIFASSGSAEGLSQFTLSLAELGDVITTAGGRISGTGGADVLAGGIGAVLSGGAGADVFVLRPAEEGRSGSLRITDFEAGQDSLDLSGFDGLRSLEGLQIRSRSDGATLTHQAADGSRTEVVVQSRDGDSLDAADLFADGFIFADRMLPPAEAPDPMRYGSGGADRITARSAGDQINGLGGNDTLLGGDGRDSLWGDAGHDRLIGGKGVDRLRGQAGNDVLLGQEARDLLVGGLGRDTLDGGRGGDRLLGGADADLLRGGGENDLLRGGAQGDRLLGQSGRDKLFGQKGNDLLDGGGGHDTLTGGAGADVFVFGAGHGSDRIRDFTQGEDVIHLGRLARAGISEDMSDLILQQQGDHTRIQTGAGDILLLNQSAAELSADDFIF; translated from the coding sequence ATGGATCTACAGTTTGCAGGACGGTTCGGGGCCAATGATCACCTGCTGGACAGCGATCTGCGCGATCTGGAACTCCATCAGGCGGCCAATGGCGCGGTGCAATTATTTGCGGTGAGCGGGCTCAATGGCGGCATTGCCAGCTACAGTCTGGGTGGCGGTGCGCCGGTGCTGCGCGACAGCCTGTACCACCGCGCGCTGGGGCTGGCGGGGGGCGAGGCGACCTTGGCCGAGATCGGCGGCGAGACGCGTCTGCTGGTGGAGGGCAGCACCCGCAGCGCGCTGGCGTTTCACCAGATCGGCGGCAATGGTCAGCTGTCGGCGCAGCAGCAGGCCAGCCTGCCGGGCGCGGGTTCTGCCGGGCTGACAGCGACGGTGGCGGGGGATCTGAGCGGTGGCGGATCGGTGATCTACGGTCTGGCCAAGGGCCAGCTGAGCGGCTGGCAGCTGGGCGCGGGCGGCACCCCCGGCGCAGAGGTCGCCACCCTTGGCGCGGCGGCGGCCTACGCCCGCCCCGGCGCGGTGGCGCTGGAGCTGGTGGATCTGGGCGGTGGCGCGCAGCTGCTTTTGCTGGCGGACCGGGTTGAGCAGGGGGTGCAGAGCTACCGGGTGGATGCTGCCACTGGCGCGCTGAGCGTCGCGGACAGTCTGGGGGCGGCGGATGGGCTGGGGCTGGCGGAACCCACCGCGCTGGAGAGCTTCACCGCCTTTGGCAGCAGCTGGGTGGTGGTTGCGGCGGCGGGCAGCGGCTCGCTCAGCCTGATTGCGCTGGCGGCCAATGGTCAGATGAGCCTGCGCGATCATGTGCTGGACACGGCCGCGACCCGTTTTGGCGGGATCACCGCGCTGGAGGTGGTGGAGGTCGCAGGCGAGGTGCTGGTGCTGGCGGCAGGCAGCGACGACGGGCTGGCGCTGTTTCGGATCCTGCCCGAGGGGCAGCTGGTGCATGTTACAAGCCTGGCCCAGGCCAGTGGCACGGAGGATGCCGGGCTGGGGCTGGAGAATGTCACTGCGCTGGCGGCGGCAGTGGTCGGAGAGGATTTGCAGATCTTTGCCAGCTCCGGCAGTGCCGAGGGGCTGTCGCAGTTCACCCTGTCGCTGGCAGAGCTGGGCGATGTGATCACCACCGCAGGCGGCCGGATCAGCGGCACTGGCGGCGCGGATGTGCTGGCCGGCGGCATCGGCGCGGTGCTGAGCGGGGGGGCGGGGGCGGATGTCTTTGTGCTCCGCCCCGCCGAGGAGGGGCGCAGTGGCAGCCTGCGCATTACGGATTTCGAGGCGGGTCAGGACAGTCTGGATCTGTCGGGGTTTGACGGGCTGCGCAGTCTTGAGGGGCTGCAGATCCGCAGCCGCAGCGATGGCGCCACGCTCACCCATCAGGCGGCGGATGGCAGCCGCACCGAGGTTGTGGTGCAAAGCCGCGATGGCGACAGTCTGGATGCGGCGGATCTCTTTGCGGATGGCTTTATCTTTGCCGATCGCATGCTGCCCCCGGCGGAGGCGCCGGATCCGATGCGCTATGGCAGCGGCGGCGCCGACCGGATCACCGCGCGCAGTGCTGGCGATCAGATCAACGGTCTGGGCGGCAATGACACGCTGCTGGGCGGTGACGGGCGCGACAGCCTCTGGGGGGATGCGGGGCATGACCGGCTGATTGGCGGCAAGGGCGTCGACCGGCTGCGCGGGCAGGCAGGCAATGATGTGCTGCTGGGGCAGGAGGCGCGCGATCTGCTGGTGGGGGGGCTCGGGCGTGACACGCTGGATGGCGGGCGCGGCGGGGATCGCTTATTGGGCGGGGCAGATGCGGATCTGCTGCGCGGCGGCGGGGAGAATGACCTGTTGCGCGGCGGCGCCCAAGGTGATCGCCTGCTGGGGCAGAGCGGCCGGGACAAGCTGTTTGGCCAGAAGGGCAATGACCTGCTGGATGGCGGCGGCGGGCATGACACGCTGACCGGCGGCGCAGGCGCGGATGTTTTTGTCTTCGGGGCGGGTCATGGCAGTGACCGGATCCGTGATTTCACCCAAGGCGAGGATGTGATCCATTTGGGGCGTCTGGCGCGGGCGGGCATCTCTGAGGATATGAGCGATCTGATCCTGCAGCAGCAGGGCGATCACACGCGGATCCAGACCGGGGCCGGGGACATCCTGCTGCTCAATCAGAGTGCGGCAGAGCTGAGTGCGGATGATTTTATCTTCTGA
- a CDS encoding GDP-L-fucose synthase family protein, with protein sequence MGTSAVKIYVAGHRGMVGGAILRRLQARQDAGADIQLITRTSAELDLTNQAAVQAFFAAERPDQVVLAAAKVGGIHANNAYPAAFIYENLMMECNVIHAAHQQGVERLLQLGSSCIYPKHAPQPMAEAALLSDVLEATNEPYAIAKIAGIKLCESYNRQYGRDYRSVLPTNLYGPGDNFHPENSHVLPALIRRFDAAARAGEDHVTIWGTGTPRREFLHVDDMAAASLFVLDLDPAIYRRETSPMLSHINVGCGQDISILELARMVADVVGFDGEIRTNPDQPDGTPRKLMDVSRLARLGWQAEIALRDGIAQTYAWYRAQDQASLRSK encoded by the coding sequence ATGGGCACCAGCGCTGTGAAAATCTATGTGGCCGGCCATCGTGGCATGGTGGGCGGCGCCATCCTGCGCCGCTTGCAGGCGCGTCAGGATGCGGGGGCAGACATTCAGCTGATCACCCGCACCAGCGCCGAGCTGGATCTGACCAATCAGGCGGCGGTACAGGCGTTTTTCGCCGCAGAACGCCCCGATCAGGTGGTGCTGGCGGCGGCCAAAGTGGGTGGCATTCATGCCAACAACGCCTATCCGGCGGCGTTCATCTATGAAAACCTGATGATGGAATGCAATGTGATCCATGCCGCCCATCAACAGGGCGTTGAGCGGCTGTTGCAGCTGGGATCCAGTTGCATCTATCCCAAACACGCCCCCCAACCGATGGCCGAAGCCGCCCTGCTGAGCGATGTGCTGGAGGCCACCAATGAGCCTTATGCGATTGCCAAGATCGCCGGCATCAAGCTCTGCGAGAGTTACAACCGCCAATATGGCCGCGATTACCGCTCGGTGCTGCCGACCAATCTCTATGGGCCGGGGGATAATTTTCACCCCGAAAACAGCCATGTTCTGCCGGCGCTTATCCGTCGGTTTGATGCGGCGGCGCGGGCCGGCGAGGATCATGTGACGATCTGGGGCACCGGCACGCCCCGGCGCGAATTCCTGCACGTCGATGACATGGCGGCGGCCTCGCTGTTTGTGCTGGACCTGGATCCGGCGATCTACCGGCGTGAAACCAGCCCGATGCTGAGCCATATCAACGTCGGCTGCGGGCAGGATATCTCGATCCTGGAGCTGGCCCGAATGGTGGCCGATGTGGTGGGCTTTGACGGTGAGATCCGCACCAATCCCGATCAGCCCGACGGCACCCCGCGCAAACTGATGGATGTCTCGCGGCTGGCGCGCCTGGGCTGGCAGGCGGAAATTGCCCTGCGCGACGGGATCGCCCAGACCTATGCGTGGTACCGCGCGCAGGACCAGGCCAGCCTGCGCAGCAAATAA
- the gmd gene encoding GDP-mannose 4,6-dehydratase has protein sequence MKKALITGVTGQDGSYLAEFLLEKGYEVHGLKRRASSFNTARVDHIYQDPHVDHARFKLHYGDLTDTSNLTRLLSEIEPDEVYNLGAQSHVAVSFEAPEYTADVDGIGTLRLLEAIRFLGLEKKTRFYQASTSELYGLVQETPQRETTPFYPRSPYAVAKLYSYWITVNYREAYGIYACNGILFNHESPRRGETFVTRKITRGLANIAQGLEECLYMGNIDALRDWGHAKDYVRMQWMMLQQETPEDFVIATGKQYSVRQFITWSAQELGLTLAFSGAGVEEIATVTAIAGDMAPALKVGDVVLRIDPRYFRPAEVETLLGDPSKAKEQLGWEPEITTQEMCAEMVREDLKTARRHALLKEHGMDLPVSTEG, from the coding sequence ATGAAAAAAGCCCTCATCACCGGTGTAACGGGTCAGGATGGGTCCTACCTTGCGGAGTTTCTTCTGGAGAAGGGCTATGAGGTGCATGGGCTGAAGCGGCGGGCGTCGTCGTTCAACACGGCGCGGGTGGATCATATCTATCAGGATCCGCATGTGGATCATGCCCGGTTCAAACTGCATTACGGCGATCTGACCGACACGTCGAACCTGACCCGGCTGCTGAGCGAGATTGAACCGGATGAGGTCTATAACCTCGGCGCGCAGTCCCATGTGGCGGTCAGCTTTGAGGCGCCGGAATATACCGCCGATGTGGATGGCATCGGCACCCTGCGCCTGCTGGAGGCGATCCGCTTTCTGGGGCTGGAGAAGAAGACCCGGTTTTATCAGGCCTCCACGTCTGAGCTTTATGGTCTGGTGCAGGAAACCCCGCAGCGCGAGACCACGCCGTTTTACCCGCGCTCGCCCTATGCGGTGGCCAAGCTGTATTCCTACTGGATCACGGTCAACTACCGCGAGGCCTATGGCATCTATGCCTGCAACGGCATCCTGTTCAACCACGAGAGCCCGCGCCGGGGCGAGACCTTTGTGACGCGCAAGATCACCCGCGGTCTGGCCAATATCGCCCAAGGCCTCGAGGAGTGTCTTTATATGGGCAATATCGACGCGTTGCGCGACTGGGGCCATGCCAAGGATTACGTGCGCATGCAGTGGATGATGCTGCAGCAGGAGACGCCTGAGGATTTTGTGATTGCCACCGGCAAGCAATATTCGGTGCGCCAGTTCATCACCTGGTCGGCGCAGGAACTGGGGCTGACGCTGGCGTTTTCAGGCGCAGGTGTCGAGGAAATTGCCACGGTGACCGCGATTGCGGGCGATATGGCCCCGGCGCTGAAAGTGGGCGATGTGGTGCTGCGCATTGACCCGCGTTATTTCCGCCCCGCCGAGGTGGAGACGCTGCTGGGTGATCCGTCAAAGGCGAAGGAGCAACTGGGCTGGGAGCCGGAAATCACCACCCAGGAGATGTGCGCCGAAATGGTGCGCGAAGACCTCAAGACCGCCCGCCGCCACGCCCTGCTGAAAGAGCACGGCATGGATCTGCCGGTCAGCACAGAGGGCTGA
- a CDS encoding type I secretion system permease/ATPase encodes MARTSAQHSGSGHKSGLGEIRKARRGNRGAFWLIGVFSFFANLLMLTSPLYMMQVYDRVLGSRSLETLVALTVLAGFLFLIMGVLDYVRGRILARVGARFHDQLETRVFNAVQDKSAAGFNDDIAKVGLRDLEAMQKALSSPIVSAFFDLPWTPLFLGLIAVFHPLLGLLALIGGAVLVVFALANQMISKAAVENASMMAASAHQVSDGMRNNAELIQGLGMRRAAFAKWRMLRSQAVGSELSAADMTGGFSTATRTFRLALQSAMLGTGAYLVLTEGLTPGVMIASSIIMGRALAPIETLIGQWALVQRAMQAQERLAQMLTETPERPAPMKLARPAAKLEVQGVALVPPVAPGQVAKPALQGLNFNLQPGQALGVIGASGAGKSSLARALIGVWHPVSGKIRLDGAALNQYDMDDLGSYIGYLPQQVTLFDGTIAENIARLSMMPDPDQVVAAARKAAVHDMILTLPQGYDTPVRVASNRLSGGQVQRIGLARALYGDPVLLVLDEPNSNLDNEGSQALNLAVSHAKKDGRAVIIMAHRPAAIQLCDLILILDNGTQRAFGPKDAVLGEHLQNPQVAQKKPAQQQASKPAAQQQAAAPSATTPSPSTPAQSTPPQKQPAPKQAEAKS; translated from the coding sequence ATGGCACGCACCTCTGCACAGCATTCCGGATCCGGGCATAAGTCCGGCCTGGGTGAGATCCGCAAGGCCCGCAGGGGCAATCGCGGTGCTTTCTGGCTGATTGGCGTGTTCAGCTTCTTTGCCAATCTGCTGATGCTGACCAGCCCGCTCTATATGATGCAGGTCTATGACCGGGTGCTGGGCAGCCGCTCGCTGGAGACGCTGGTGGCGCTGACGGTGCTGGCGGGGTTCCTGTTCCTGATCATGGGGGTGCTGGACTATGTGCGCGGCCGGATCCTGGCGCGGGTCGGGGCGCGGTTCCATGACCAGCTGGAAACCCGGGTGTTCAACGCGGTGCAGGACAAATCGGCGGCGGGGTTTAATGACGACATCGCCAAAGTGGGGCTGCGGGATCTGGAAGCGATGCAGAAGGCGCTGTCCTCGCCCATCGTGTCGGCGTTCTTTGATCTGCCCTGGACGCCGCTGTTTCTGGGGCTGATTGCGGTGTTCCATCCGCTGCTGGGGCTTTTGGCGCTGATCGGGGGGGCGGTGCTGGTGGTTTTTGCGCTGGCCAATCAGATGATCTCCAAGGCGGCGGTGGAAAACGCCAGCATGATGGCGGCTTCGGCGCATCAGGTTTCCGACGGGATGCGCAACAATGCGGAGCTGATCCAGGGGCTGGGGATGCGCCGCGCGGCCTTTGCCAAATGGCGGATGCTGCGCAGCCAGGCGGTGGGGTCCGAGCTGAGTGCGGCGGATATGACCGGCGGCTTCAGCACCGCCACCCGCACCTTCCGGCTGGCGCTGCAATCAGCGATGCTGGGCACGGGTGCCTATCTGGTGCTGACCGAAGGGCTGACGCCGGGGGTGATGATTGCCTCGTCGATCATCATGGGGCGGGCGCTGGCCCCGATCGAGACGCTGATCGGCCAATGGGCGCTGGTGCAGCGGGCCATGCAGGCGCAGGAGCGTCTGGCACAGATGCTGACCGAAACCCCGGAACGCCCGGCGCCGATGAAACTGGCCCGCCCGGCGGCCAAACTGGAGGTGCAGGGCGTGGCTCTGGTGCCGCCGGTGGCGCCGGGGCAGGTGGCCAAGCCGGCCTTGCAGGGGCTGAATTTCAATCTCCAGCCCGGTCAGGCGCTGGGGGTGATCGGTGCCTCTGGGGCGGGGAAATCTTCGCTGGCACGGGCGCTGATCGGGGTCTGGCATCCGGTCTCGGGCAAGATCCGGCTCGATGGGGCGGCGCTCAATCAATATGACATGGATGATCTGGGCAGCTATATCGGCTATCTGCCGCAGCAGGTGACGCTGTTTGACGGCACCATTGCCGAAAACATTGCCCGCCTGTCGATGATGCCGGATCCCGATCAGGTGGTGGCGGCGGCGCGCAAGGCGGCGGTGCATGATATGATCCTGACCCTGCCGCAGGGTTATGACACGCCGGTGCGGGTGGCCAGCAACCGGCTGTCGGGTGGGCAGGTGCAGCGTATCGGGCTGGCGCGTGCGCTTTATGGCGATCCGGTGCTGCTGGTGCTGGATGAGCCGAATTCAAATCTCGACAATGAGGGCAGCCAGGCGCTGAACCTGGCGGTCTCCCATGCCAAGAAGGACGGGCGCGCGGTGATCATCATGGCGCATCGCCCGGCGGCGATCCAGCTCTGTGATCTGATCCTGATCCTGGACAATGGCACCCAGCGCGCCTTTGGTCCCAAGGATGCGGTTCTGGGAGAGCATCTGCAGAACCCGCAGGTGGCGCAGAAGAAACCGGCCCAGCAGCAGGCCTCGAAACCGGCGGCCCAGCAACAGGCTGCCGCCCCGTCCGCAACGACACCGTCCCCGTCTACACCGGCGCAATCCACGCCCCCCCAGAAACAGCCAGCCCCAAAGCAGGCAGAGGCAAAATCATGA
- a CDS encoding DUF2793 domain-containing protein codes for MSESLPETLPETSPRLALPYLMPAQAQKHVTHNEALRMLDALVQLRLEAFDATTPPATPAAGATYGLADSPADAWAGQGGRLAIWQEAAWQFLTPQPGWRAWVPTDQALRIWDGTAWVLPPLTGDRLERLGIATDADASNRLSLRSPASLLSHDGGGHQLKINKASGGDTASLLFQSNWAGHAEMGLAGNTDFTVKLSPDGSSWEAAMVLKSASGRAGFGTYDPGARLEVQGDDNTLLALTATGSGQDYLTAGDGSGAMFRLSQNGNGYCDGAWSGGGADYAEFFEWLDGNPDGEDRRGISVVLEGDRIRAAQPGETPMGVISTTPSILGNDDGGRWQGRSLRDGFGAILRDAGGAPCLNPAYDPTRPYRSRAERVEWDMVGLLGRLRLRAGQPTDPRWIRLRALPPGKTTPPEGLEDWLIR; via the coding sequence ATGTCAGAAAGTCTGCCAGAGACCCTGCCCGAAACCTCACCCCGCCTTGCCCTGCCCTATCTGATGCCCGCGCAGGCGCAGAAACATGTGACCCATAACGAGGCGCTGCGCATGCTGGATGCGCTGGTGCAGCTGCGCCTTGAAGCGTTTGACGCCACCACCCCGCCCGCAACCCCGGCCGCGGGCGCCACCTATGGGCTGGCCGACAGCCCGGCGGATGCCTGGGCCGGTCAGGGTGGCCGTCTGGCGATCTGGCAGGAGGCCGCCTGGCAGTTCCTGACACCGCAGCCGGGCTGGCGCGCCTGGGTGCCGACGGATCAGGCGCTGCGGATCTGGGATGGCACCGCCTGGGTGCTGCCGCCTCTCACCGGCGACCGGCTGGAACGCCTGGGCATTGCCACCGATGCCGATGCCAGCAACCGCCTGTCCCTGCGCAGCCCCGCCAGCCTGCTCAGCCATGATGGCGGCGGCCACCAGCTGAAGATCAACAAGGCCTCAGGTGGTGACACCGCCAGCCTGCTGTTTCAATCCAACTGGGCGGGCCATGCCGAGATGGGGCTGGCGGGCAATACCGATTTCACCGTGAAACTCTCCCCCGATGGCAGCAGTTGGGAGGCCGCCATGGTGCTGAAATCCGCCAGCGGGCGGGCCGGCTTTGGCACCTATGATCCCGGCGCCCGTCTGGAAGTGCAGGGCGATGACAACACGCTTCTGGCGCTCACCGCGACGGGCAGCGGGCAGGATTACCTGACCGCCGGCGATGGCAGCGGCGCGATGTTCCGACTGAGCCAGAATGGCAATGGCTATTGCGATGGTGCCTGGAGCGGCGGCGGCGCAGATTATGCCGAGTTTTTCGAATGGCTGGATGGCAACCCGGACGGGGAGGACCGGCGCGGGATCTCCGTGGTGCTGGAGGGCGACCGGATCCGCGCCGCCCAGCCCGGCGAGACACCAATGGGGGTGATCTCCACCACCCCGTCCATTCTGGGCAATGATGATGGCGGGCGATGGCAGGGCCGCAGCCTGCGCGATGGCTTTGGCGCCATCCTGCGCGATGCCGGTGGCGCGCCCTGTCTCAATCCGGCCTATGACCCCACCCGCCCCTACCGCAGCCGGGCTGAGCGGGTGGAATGGGATATGGTCGGGCTTCTGGGCCGGTTGCGCCTGCGCGCAGGCCAGCCCACCGATCCCCGCTGGATCCGCCTGCGCGCGCTGCCGCCCGGCAAAACCACCCCGCCCGAAGGTCTGGAAGACTGGCTGATCCGCTAG
- a CDS encoding mannose-1-phosphate guanylyltransferase/mannose-6-phosphate isomerase encodes MITPILLCGGSGTRLWPLSRKSYPKQFVPLVGETTLFQASALRLSGAGFAAPMVLTNSDFRFIVTEQLAEVGIDPGAILIEPAGRNTAPAVLAAALWLRARDPEGLMLVAPSDHVVPDAAAFRAAVAAAEPAARAGQLVTFGIKPDRAETGYGYLELDGDPGDFTPQVIGLKRFVEKPDLATAEDMLASGQFLWNAGIFLFSVKAIIAAFEAHAPDLMAPVQGAVDKGEPDLGFLRLDPDAWDGAADISIDYAVMERADNLAVVPYAGGWSDLGGWDAVWRESGPDGDGIVTQGRATAIECRNSLLRSEDDGLEVVGIGLKDVIAVAMPDAVLVADASRAQDVKQAVSALKAQSARQAEAFPKDHRPWGWFESLVVGERFQVKRIHVHPGAALSLQSHHHRSEHWIVVEGTAKVTVDDSIQLVSENQSVYIPLGAVHRMENPGKVPMVLIEVQTGSYLGEDDIIRYEDIYARK; translated from the coding sequence ATGATCACCCCCATTCTCCTGTGCGGCGGCTCCGGCACACGGCTGTGGCCGCTCTCGCGCAAGAGCTATCCAAAGCAATTTGTCCCCCTGGTGGGGGAGACCACGCTGTTTCAGGCCTCCGCCCTGCGCTTGTCGGGCGCGGGATTTGCCGCCCCGATGGTGCTGACCAATTCGGATTTCCGTTTCATCGTCACCGAACAGCTGGCGGAGGTGGGCATTGATCCGGGCGCCATTCTGATCGAACCGGCCGGGCGCAACACCGCCCCTGCGGTGTTGGCGGCGGCGCTTTGGCTGCGGGCGCGCGATCCGGAGGGGCTGATGCTGGTGGCGCCCTCGGATCATGTGGTGCCCGATGCGGCGGCCTTTCGCGCAGCTGTTGCGGCGGCGGAGCCGGCGGCGCGCGCAGGCCAGCTGGTCACCTTCGGGATCAAACCGGACCGGGCTGAAACCGGTTATGGCTATCTTGAACTGGATGGCGATCCGGGTGATTTCACACCGCAGGTGATCGGGCTCAAACGGTTTGTCGAAAAACCGGATCTCGCCACCGCCGAGGATATGCTGGCCTCCGGGCAGTTCCTGTGGAATGCCGGCATCTTCCTGTTTTCGGTCAAAGCCATCATCGCCGCCTTTGAGGCCCATGCGCCGGATCTGATGGCGCCGGTGCAGGGCGCGGTGGACAAGGGCGAACCTGATCTCGGCTTTCTGCGACTGGACCCGGACGCCTGGGACGGGGCGGCGGATATCTCCATCGACTATGCGGTGATGGAACGGGCCGATAATCTCGCGGTGGTGCCCTATGCGGGCGGCTGGTCCGATCTCGGTGGCTGGGATGCGGTCTGGCGTGAAAGCGGCCCCGATGGCGATGGCATCGTCACCCAGGGGCGCGCGACGGCCATTGAGTGTCGCAACAGCCTGCTGCGCTCGGAGGATGATGGGTTGGAGGTTGTCGGCATCGGGCTGAAGGATGTGATCGCCGTGGCGATGCCGGATGCGGTGCTGGTGGCGGATGCCTCCCGCGCGCAGGACGTCAAACAGGCGGTCAGCGCACTGAAGGCACAATCCGCCCGCCAGGCCGAGGCCTTCCCCAAGGATCACCGCCCCTGGGGCTGGTTTGAGAGCCTGGTGGTGGGCGAGCGGTTTCAGGTGAAACGTATCCATGTGCATCCCGGGGCAGCGCTCAGCCTGCAGAGCCATCACCACCGGTCGGAACATTGGATCGTGGTGGAAGGCACCGCCAAGGTGACGGTGGATGACAGCATCCAGCTGGTGAGCGAAAACCAGTCGGTCTACATCCCCCTTGGCGCGGTGCACCGGATGGAGAACCCCGGCAAAGTGCCGATGGTCCTCATCGAAGTGCAGACCGGCAGCTATCTCGGCGAGGATGACATCATCCGCTACGAGGACATCTACGCCCGCAAGTGA
- a CDS encoding HlyD family type I secretion periplasmic adaptor subunit, whose amino-acid sequence MSDTSKSYPIRGLTIAGLLAMGLLVGGLGQWAATAEISGAVIASGSIKVEQNRQVVQHPYGGVVDEVLVSEGDLVEEDALLLRLEPSELLADRQIVEGQLAETLARRSRYSAERDEAEEITFAELLFELKGTHVQTEELINGQKRLFEARLVNLRARISRLQERIGQIQSQIDGIEAQQSALQEQLVLIGKELENQQSLLSQGLAQSSRVLSLQREQSRLRGQAGALTAQKAQAEGQVTELGLEILNQKSARREEAITTLRDLQVRELELIERRNVILQRLSRLEVRAPVAGVVYDLNVFARKSVIRAADPLMYLIPQSQPLVISAQVAPSDIDQVYLNQKVSLNFSSFNQRTTPTLFGSVSTISADSFIDPQTGRSYYVVEVRLNKGEAARLPEGNVLVPGMPVETFIQTNSRTPFAYLVQPFTDYLNRAFRES is encoded by the coding sequence ATGAGCGATACATCCAAATCCTACCCGATCCGGGGGCTGACCATTGCCGGGTTGCTGGCCATGGGGCTGCTGGTCGGCGGCCTTGGCCAATGGGCCGCCACGGCAGAAATCTCCGGCGCGGTGATTGCCTCCGGTTCCATCAAGGTGGAGCAGAACCGGCAGGTGGTGCAGCACCCCTATGGCGGTGTTGTCGATGAGGTGCTGGTGAGCGAGGGCGATCTGGTTGAGGAAGACGCGCTGCTGCTGCGGCTGGAGCCGTCGGAGCTGCTGGCCGACCGTCAGATCGTCGAAGGCCAGCTGGCCGAAACCCTGGCCCGGCGCAGCCGCTATAGCGCCGAACGGGACGAGGCCGAAGAGATCACTTTTGCCGAGCTGCTGTTTGAGCTGAAGGGCACCCATGTGCAGACCGAAGAGCTGATCAACGGGCAGAAACGCCTGTTTGAGGCGCGCCTGGTCAATCTGCGGGCCCGCATCAGCCGCCTGCAGGAACGTATCGGCCAGATCCAGAGCCAGATCGACGGGATCGAGGCGCAGCAATCGGCTCTGCAGGAACAATTGGTGCTGATCGGCAAGGAGCTGGAAAACCAGCAGAGCCTGCTGTCGCAGGGGCTGGCGCAGTCCAGCCGGGTGCTGTCCCTGCAGCGTGAACAGTCGCGGCTGCGCGGTCAGGCCGGGGCGCTGACCGCCCAGAAGGCCCAGGCCGAAGGGCAGGTCACCGAATTGGGTCTGGAGATCCTCAACCAGAAAAGCGCGCGGCGCGAAGAGGCGATCACCACCCTGCGTGACCTGCAGGTGCGTGAGCTGGAGCTGATCGAGCGGCGCAATGTGATCCTGCAGCGGCTGTCCCGGCTGGAGGTGCGCGCGCCGGTGGCGGGGGTGGTTTATGACCTCAATGTCTTTGCCCGCAAATCGGTGATCCGGGCGGCGGATCCGCTGATGTATCTGATCCCGCAGAGCCAGCCTCTGGTGATCTCGGCGCAGGTGGCACCCTCAGATATTGATCAGGTCTATCTCAATCAGAAGGTCAGCCTGAATTTCTCCAGCTTCAACCAGCGCACCACGCCGACGCTGTTTGGCTCGGTGAGCACAATCTCGGCAGATTCCTTTATCGATCCGCAGACCGGGCGCAGCTACTACGTGGTGGAGGTGCGGCTGAACAAAGGCGAGGCCGCCCGCCTGCCCGAGGGCAATGTGCTGGTGCCGGGGATGCCGGTGGAGACCTTTATCCAGACCAACAGCCGCACGCCTTTTGCCTATCTGGTGCAGCCCTTCACCGATTATCTCAACCGGGCCTTCCGCGAAAGCTGA